A single region of the Brassica rapa cultivar Chiifu-401-42 chromosome A03, CAAS_Brap_v3.01, whole genome shotgun sequence genome encodes:
- the GDH gene encoding L-galactose dehydrogenase, with the protein MSIPQAKMELRPLGNTGLKVSSIGFGASPLGSVFGPVAEVDAVATVREAFRQGINFFDTSPYYGGTLSEKMLGKGLKALQVPRSDYIVATKCGRYEEGFDFSAERVTKSIDESLERLQLDYVDILHCHDIEFGSLDQIVSETIPALQKLKQEGKTRFIGITGLPLSIFTYVLDRVPPGTVDVILSYCHYGVNDSTLVDLIPYLKGKGVGVISASPLAMGLLTEQGGPEWHPASPELKSACKAAAAHCKSKGKKITKLALQYSLANKEISSVLVGMSSVSQVEENVAAVKELEDLGMDQETLSEVEAILEPVKNQTWPSGVDQK; encoded by the exons ATGTCGATTCCTCAGGCCAAGATGGAGCTTCGTCCTCTGGGAAACACAGGTCTCAAAGTTAGCTCCATCGGCTTTGGCGCCTCTCCCCTCGGAAGCGTCTTCGGTCCAGTCGCCGAAGTCGATGCAGTCGCCACCGTACGCGAGGCGTTCCGACAAGGCATTAACTTCTTCGACACTTCCCC GTATTATGGAGGAACACTGTCGGAGAAGATGCTTGGCAAGGGACTAAAAGCACTACAAGTCCCTAGAAGCGACTACATTGTTGCAACCAAGTGTGGACGTTACGAGGAAGGCTTTGACTTCAGCGCTGAGAGAGTAACAAAGAGCATCGACGAGAGCTTGGAGAGGCTTCAGCTAGACTACGTTGACATACTTCATTGCCACGACATTGAGTTCGGGTCTCTTGACCAG ATTGTGAGTGAAACAATCCCTGCTCTCCAGAAACTGAAACAGGAAGGGAAGACACGGTTCATCGGTATCACTGGTCTTCCGTTGAGTATTTTCACTTACGTTCTTGATCGAGTGCCTCCAGGGACGGTCGATGTGATACTATCGTACTGCCATTACGGTGTGAATGATTCGACGTTGGTGGATTTGATACCTTACTTGAAAGGGAAAGGTGTGGGTGTGATTAGTGCTTCTCCATTAGCAATGGGTCTCCTTACGGAACAAGGTGGTCCTGAATGGCATCCTGCTTCCCCTGAGCTCAAG TCTGCTTGCAAAGCCGCTGCTGCTCATTGTAAATCAAAAGGTAAGAAGATCACAAAGTTGGCGTTGCAGTACAGCTTGGCAAACAAGGAGATTTCATCAGTGTTGGTTGGAATGAGCTCTGTCTCACAG GTAGAAGAAAATGTTGCAGCAGTTAAAGAGCTTGAAGATTTGGGTATGGATCAAGAAACTCTCTCTGAGGTTGAAGCTATTCTTGAGCCTGTCAAGAATCAGACATGGCCAAGTGGAGTCGATCAGAAGTAG
- the LOC103862254 gene encoding pathogenesis-related protein 1 — translation MKIFNPSRNLILATTIFLVFIVPLRAQDSPQDFLDAHNQARAAVGVDPLAWDETVAAYAQDYANQRRGDCALEHSSGPYGENIAWSSGDMSGVEAVNMWVNEQADYDYGSNTCASGKQCGHYTQIVWKNSVSLGCAKVSCDNGQTFITCNYDPQGNIVGEWPY, via the coding sequence atgaaAATATTTAACCCATCTCGAAACCTAATCCTAGCTACAACCATTTTCCTTGTTTTCATTGTTCCTCTAAGAGCCCAAGACAGCCCACAAGACTTTTTGGACGCTCACAACCAAGCACGAGCAGCGGTTGGGGTGGATCCTTTAGCGTGGGACGAGACGGTGGCTGCATATGCTCAGGACTACGCAAACCAGCGTAGAGGTGACTGCGCCTTGGAACACTCGAGTGGGCCCTATGGAGAGAACATCGCCTGGAGCAGTGGTGACATGTCAGGTGTTGAAGCAGTTAACATGTGGGTGAACGAGCAGGCTGACTACGATTATGGTTCCAACACATGTGCCTCAGGAAAACAGTGCGGCCACTATACTCAGATTGTGTGGAAAAACTCGGTGAGCTTGGGATGTGCAAAAGTGAGTTGCGACAATGGTCAAACCTTCATCACTTGCAACTATGATCCTCAAGGTAATATTGTGGGCGAGTGGCCTTACTGA